The following proteins are encoded in a genomic region of Gossypium hirsutum isolate 1008001.06 chromosome D05, Gossypium_hirsutum_v2.1, whole genome shotgun sequence:
- the LOC107903513 gene encoding transcription factor bHLH123 isoform X1: protein MADEFNPGPNWWDRTAAPSSSSSSSSSVLNNSLGTFGGWNPEMADIKARSPMDSISSSSSSSVSASDLHMMGLGLSSQAMDWNQAFMRGDHKSETSFKSMLEEHNLNASNPNYHQEMMGFKHQSSSQFSPCSSDSTIINNMDSTSLYGSPSTILQGLLGTENQTYENRSINYQYGMNNNDPLLPNSWSKVPQFLKNSPQKNGQLHFSNNAPFWNPSAAATSPMVDHRPPGFFPSFPTPNFDEKPKQNNISEVKKNGNETSSKRPRNEIPSLPAFKVRKEKMGDRISALQQLVSPFGKTDTASVLSEVFEYIKFLHEQINVLSTPYKKTGATTQQQQQTCEKSKDFEGFKHDLRSRGLCLVPVSSTFPMTHESTVDFWTPTFGGTFR, encoded by the exons ATGGCAGATGAATTCAATCCAGGACCAAACTGGTGGGATAGAACAGCTgcaccttcttcttcttcttcttcctcatctTCTGTTCTAAACAATAGCTTAGGAACCTTTGGTGGTTGGAACCCAGAAATGGCTGATATCAAAGCAAGATCTCCCATGGATTCcatctcatcatcatcatcatcttcagtTTCAGCTTCTGATTTACATATGATGGGACTTGGACTTTCTTCTCAAGCCATGGATTGGAACCAAGCTTTTAT GCGTGGGGATCATAAAAGTGAGACTAGTTTCAAATCCATGCTTGAAGAACATAATTTAAATGCTTCAAATCCAAATTATCACCAAGAAATGATGGGGTTTAAGCATCAATCAtcatcacaatttagtccttgttcaAGTGATAGCACTATTATCAACAACATGGATTCAACATCTTTATATGGAAGTCCTTCAACCATTTTACAAGGATTATTAGGGACTGAAAATCAAACCTACGAGAATCGTTCAATCAATTACCAATATGGGATGAACAACAACGACCCATTGTTGCCAAATTCATGGTCTAAAGTCCCTCAATTCTTGAAAAATTCACCACAAAAAAATGGTCAATTACATTTCTCAAACAATGCTCCTTTTTGGAATCCATCAGCAGCTGCAACATCTCCCATGGTTGATCATAGGCCACCTGGGTTTTTCCCATCATTTCCAACACCAAATTTTGATGAAAAACCAAag CAGAATAATATATCTGAAGTAAAGAAAAATGGAAACGAAACATCATCTAAAAGGCCTCGAAATGAAATCCCATCTTTGCCAGCTTTTAAG GTGAGAAAAGAGAAGATGGGAGATAGAATCAGTGCACTCCAACAATTGGTTTCACCTTTTGGAAAA ACTGATACAGCATCGGTGTTGTCTGAAGTCTTTGAATACATTAAATTTCTCCATGAACAAATCAAT GTTTTAAGTACCCCGTACAAGAAAACTGGAGCTACCACTCAACAACAACAACAG ACTTGTGAGAAGTCCAAGGACTTTGAAGGATTTAAGCATGATCTAAGAAGTCGTGGACTATGCCTTGTACCGGTCTCGAGCACGTTCCCGATGACACATGAGTCGACAGTTGATTTTTGGACACCAACATTTGGAGGAACATTTAGGTAG
- the LOC107903514 gene encoding probable NAD(P)H dehydrogenase (quinone) FQR1-like 1: MATKVYIVYYSMYGHVEKLAEEIQKGATSVEGVEAKLWQVPETLSEEILGKMSAPPKSDVPVITPNDLAEADGFVFGFPTRFGMMSAQFKAFLDATGGLWRTQQLAGKPAGIFYSTGSQGGGQETTALTAITQLVHHGMIFVPIGYTFGAGMFEMEQVKGGSPYGAGTYAGDGSRMPSELELAQAFHQGKYIAGITKKLKAAA; this comes from the exons ATGGCAACCAAAGTGTATattgt ATACTATTCCATGTACGGACACGTAGAAAAACTTGCAGAGGAGATACAGAAAGGGGCCACATCTGTTGAAGGTGTTGAAGCCAAATTATGGCAG GTCCCTGAGACTCTATCGGAAGAAATTCTCGGAAAGATGAGTGCACCACCAAAAAGTGATGTACCGGTTATTACACCGAACGATCTTGCTGAGGCCGATGGGTTTGTTTTTGGTTTCCCGACAAGATTCGGAATGATGTCCGCACAATTCAAAGCTTTTCTGGATGCAACCGGAGGTCTATGGAGAACTCAGCAACTTGCAGGAAAACCTGCTGGGATCTTCTATAGCACCGGATCACAGGGCGGTGGACAAGAGACTACAGC GTTGACTGCAATCACTCAACTCGTTCACCATGGGATGATATTTGTTCCCATCGGATACACCTTCGGTGCTGGCATGTTTGAGATGGAGCAAGTGAAAGGTGGAAGTCCATATGGTGCTGGAACATATGCCGGGGACGGATCAAGAATGCCGTCGGAACTTGAGTTGGCACAAGCTTTCCACCAAGGTAAGTACATAGCTGGCATCACAAAGAAACTCAAGGCAGCTGCCTGA
- the LOC107903513 gene encoding transcription factor bHLH123 isoform X2, which translates to MADEFNPGPNWWDRTAAPSSSSSSSSSVLNNSLGTFGGWNPEMADIKARSPMDSISSSSSSSVSASDLHMMGLGLSSQAMDWNQAFMRGDHKSETSFKSMLEEHNLNASNPNYHQEMMGFKHQSSSQFSPCSSDSTIINNMDSTSLYGSPSTILQGLLGTENQTYENRSINYQYGMNNNDPLLPNSWSKVPQFLKNSPQKNGQLHFSNNAPFWNPSAAATSPMVDHRPPGFFPSFPTPNFDEKPKNNISEVKKNGNETSSKRPRNEIPSLPAFKVRKEKMGDRISALQQLVSPFGKTDTASVLSEVFEYIKFLHEQINVLSTPYKKTGATTQQQQQTCEKSKDFEGFKHDLRSRGLCLVPVSSTFPMTHESTVDFWTPTFGGTFR; encoded by the exons ATGGCAGATGAATTCAATCCAGGACCAAACTGGTGGGATAGAACAGCTgcaccttcttcttcttcttcttcctcatctTCTGTTCTAAACAATAGCTTAGGAACCTTTGGTGGTTGGAACCCAGAAATGGCTGATATCAAAGCAAGATCTCCCATGGATTCcatctcatcatcatcatcatcttcagtTTCAGCTTCTGATTTACATATGATGGGACTTGGACTTTCTTCTCAAGCCATGGATTGGAACCAAGCTTTTAT GCGTGGGGATCATAAAAGTGAGACTAGTTTCAAATCCATGCTTGAAGAACATAATTTAAATGCTTCAAATCCAAATTATCACCAAGAAATGATGGGGTTTAAGCATCAATCAtcatcacaatttagtccttgttcaAGTGATAGCACTATTATCAACAACATGGATTCAACATCTTTATATGGAAGTCCTTCAACCATTTTACAAGGATTATTAGGGACTGAAAATCAAACCTACGAGAATCGTTCAATCAATTACCAATATGGGATGAACAACAACGACCCATTGTTGCCAAATTCATGGTCTAAAGTCCCTCAATTCTTGAAAAATTCACCACAAAAAAATGGTCAATTACATTTCTCAAACAATGCTCCTTTTTGGAATCCATCAGCAGCTGCAACATCTCCCATGGTTGATCATAGGCCACCTGGGTTTTTCCCATCATTTCCAACACCAAATTTTGATGAAAAACCAAag AATAATATATCTGAAGTAAAGAAAAATGGAAACGAAACATCATCTAAAAGGCCTCGAAATGAAATCCCATCTTTGCCAGCTTTTAAG GTGAGAAAAGAGAAGATGGGAGATAGAATCAGTGCACTCCAACAATTGGTTTCACCTTTTGGAAAA ACTGATACAGCATCGGTGTTGTCTGAAGTCTTTGAATACATTAAATTTCTCCATGAACAAATCAAT GTTTTAAGTACCCCGTACAAGAAAACTGGAGCTACCACTCAACAACAACAACAG ACTTGTGAGAAGTCCAAGGACTTTGAAGGATTTAAGCATGATCTAAGAAGTCGTGGACTATGCCTTGTACCGGTCTCGAGCACGTTCCCGATGACACATGAGTCGACAGTTGATTTTTGGACACCAACATTTGGAGGAACATTTAGGTAG